Proteins encoded by one window of Candidatus Omnitrophota bacterium:
- a CDS encoding tetratricopeptide repeat protein produces the protein MEDCHHGIWKFRVLSLCGGVCIIGQPTMFRIIILIMLFLPAAALSEENPHYVKGMELLDDNNYRGAEKEFLIFLKDVPASSRAHNTLGFIYYKLGENEKAARNYKQAIALDSGYAIAHNNLGILYYHGGAYENAKKCFEKAIEHNPLYAKAMINLGLVYLNTGDKKSAKTMCLRAKEADKEYVRERERSARKRKYH, from the coding sequence ATGGAGGACTGCCATCACGGTATTTGGAAATTTCGTGTGTTGTCTCTGTGCGGGGGTGTTTGTATAATCGGGCAACCTACAATGTTTAGAATTATAATTTTAATTATGCTGTTTTTGCCGGCAGCGGCGCTGAGTGAAGAAAACCCTCACTATGTAAAAGGCATGGAGCTGCTTGACGATAATAACTATCGCGGGGCTGAAAAGGAATTTCTGATATTTCTTAAAGATGTGCCGGCGTCGAGCCGTGCGCATAACACGCTCGGCTTTATATATTACAAACTCGGCGAAAATGAAAAAGCCGCGCGGAATTACAAGCAAGCCATTGCGCTCGACAGCGGCTACGCGATCGCGCACAACAATCTCGGCATACTCTATTATCACGGGGGTGCTTACGAAAACGCAAAAAAATGTTTTGAAAAAGCGATAGAGCACAACCCTCTCTACGCCAAAGCCATGATAAATCTGGGGCTTGTTTATTTAAATACCGGTGATAAAAAATCGGCAAAAACAATGTGCCTCCGGGCAAAAGAAGCGGACAAAGAATATGTACGCGAAAGAGAACGCTCCGCGCGGAAAAGAAAATATCACTGA
- a CDS encoding ferredoxin yields MRVTIDADLCTGCSLCEQTVPEVFEIVDGVAVVKGAVTVDKEEDVTDAAENCPVDAINIE; encoded by the coding sequence ATGAGAGTTACTATTGACGCGGATCTTTGCACGGGCTGCAGCCTTTGCGAACAGACGGTTCCGGAAGTTTTTGAGATTGTTGACGGCGTGGCCGTGGTGAAAGGCGCGGTGACGGTGGATAAGGAAGAGGATGTGACAGACGCCGCTGAAAACTGTCCCGTGGATGCGATAAACATAGAATAA